TGGCCTGGCTTGGGTTCCCAGGCAGTGGCGGCTCGGCTTGCAACATGCGGCGGCCCTTGCCGATAGCCAGGCGTGGCAGGCCTCGGTTGAGGCCATCCAGGAGCGCACAGGCCTGGCAGAGCTTATGGCTGGCCAGTGCCCCGCAGCGGGTGCAGGTACCTGGAGGAGGGGGCCGAGTTGCTGGGGCAAGAGCAAGGCGCTCTGCTGAGTGCACAAGGTCCAGCACTGCCGATGGCCGCGCTGCCTCCAGGCGCTTGAGCAGGTCGCGAGCGTGGCCGCGGAAAGCCTCGGGTGCATATACACACTCTTCGGAGAAGTAGCGCAGGCGGCGGAAGTGCGCGTACAGCACCACCTCCTTCTGCGAAGCAAACTGCAGAGGCCGGCACCGCGGGAGTGCGCACCCCTCGCCCGCAGAGCCCAGCACTCCACCCCGCGCCAGCCGCCCAGCATCACCGCGCAGGAAGTTCATGAGCACTGTCTCCGCCATATCGTCGGCATTGTGGCCTGTGGGAGAGAGCTCGGGTGaagatggggacagagaggaaaggggCGGGGAGGTGGTGCCGAGAACCGCTGGATAGGAAACAGAGAGGAGGTCAAAgggattccctggacctggagacTGAGGAGAGGACCCTGTACATCCTCAGTAATGAGACTATGGAGAAGGGACCATAAATTGGGGACAAGGAGAGTGGAGGCGTGGGGACACCCAGAACCCAGAGAGAACGGGCGGTGGAGACACCACGCCACCCCACTTCCTGACACGATATACTTCCCCTCCACACCCTTCTTGCGCTCACCAGTCACGATGTGTGTAGCtcccacgaggcgtgcaccctcCTCCAGCGCGCGCCGCCGCAGCACCCCACAGAAGGTGCAGCAGGAGCGACTGCGGCCAGAGCCGGCAGTGCTGCGGGCCACGGCATCCATCGTCCAGCCCCCGAACAGGTCTGCGTAGGCCACAATGGTGAGTGGCAGCTCCCAGCGCGCTGCCTGACTGCTCACGGCCTCCAGGGCTGCATCACGGTAGCCACCAATGCCCTCGTCCACCGCCACCAGGTGCAGCGTGATGCCCAGGCGTGGCGCGAGCTCGCGCAGCACGTGTGCCAGTACCGTGGAATCCTTGCCACCCGAGGCACCCACAGCCACCACGGCACCCGGGGGCAGCAGGCGCCCGGCGATCACGGTGTGCAGCACCTCGGCCTCAAAGGCTGCACAGAAGCAGGAGCCGCATAGAGCCTGCCCGGAGCGCGGGCGGCGGAGGGCAGCGCGGGCTGCATGGCAGGAGGAGCATGTTGGAGCTGGCATGGGGGAAGAGAAGTGGGTTGCTTGGGGTATTCACACTGTGGAGGAAAGAATAGGGTATTATTTAGTGCGTCTACATTGCAGGGCtgatgggagagaagaggagtCACAAGAGATATCCACACTACTGGGTTAATGGAGAAGGGAAGCTGGTCGTCCAGGATGTCTGCACTTTGGagctgagaggagagagaaacgGGTCACATGGATAGTCTCTGTTGTGGGAATGCTGCAGAAATGGTGTCCTACCCAGAGTGGCCCTTGCACAGGGGAGCCCAAGGGAAGGGCAGTTTCTTTCTGCACCAAGAAAATAAGGACCTTATGACCTGGTTTCAGGCAGAGAGGAAGACATGTAAGAAGGGGGTGCCTTTAAGAACCTTTTGAACAGTTTTGAGGTCACTATCTTGATCGAGGAGTCAAGGTAGGTGTCACTGACCTTGACTTCCAGGGTTGACAAGAACCCGGAAGAGCCTGCTATTTGGAAAGAGGGCTAGAGATGTTAGGATTTTAGTCGGAGAGGTAGGATA
This DNA window, taken from Chionomys nivalis chromosome 23, mChiNiv1.1, whole genome shotgun sequence, encodes the following:
- the Ctu1 gene encoding cytoplasmic tRNA 2-thiolation protein 1 translates to MPAPTCSSCHAARAALRRPRSGQALCGSCFCAAFEAEVLHTVIAGRLLPPGAVVAVGASGGKDSTVLAHVLRELAPRLGITLHLVAVDEGIGGYRDAALEAVSSQAARWELPLTIVAYADLFGGWTMDAVARSTAGSGRSRSCCTFCGVLRRRALEEGARLVGATHIVTGHNADDMAETVLMNFLRGDAGRLARGGVLGSAGEGCALPRCRPLQFASQKEVVLYAHFRRLRYFSEECVYAPEAFRGHARDLLKRLEAARPSAVLDLVHSAERLALAPATRPPPPGTCTRCGALASHKLCQACALLDGLNRGLPRLAIGKGRRMLQAEPPLPGNPSQATSDPAAPQGSCSCEQSRDGATLCREGGDQAGATCVLQSNVSPSE